The genomic stretch AGCAGATTATGTAAGTAATCCATGACTTGATCTCCTTAATGACAGTTCAGTTTGCGCCGCCAGCAGCTGCAGCGGCTGCTTTGCGGGACTCGGGCATACGTACATAGGCCGTTTGCGGTTTCGGCACCATCAGCGGTTCGGTGCCATCGGCTGTTGGCCCAAACTGGATGATGGTTTCTTCCATTTCGCGAATCGGGACTTCCGGCAATGGTTTGGCTTCTACAGGCGACATCCCTTCCAGCACTTTAAATACAGTGTGGTACGGGCTATTGTTGCCTTCGAGCTTGCGACCAATCAGCGCCAGCACATCCACTGCCTCACTTAGCATTTTGATAGCATCCTGATCCGGCAGCTGGGAAAGATATTCCAGAAACAGCGGGACATAATCCGGCAGTTCGGCGGCATCCATATCCAGCCCGTGTTTACGGTATTCCTCAATCAGGTTCACCATCGCCGAACCACGATCACGTGACTCACCATGAATATGCTCGAACAGGTGAAGGGAGTGAGAAGGGTTGCGATCAAACGTACCTACGTAAGTTTGCTCAGCTTCAAGCAATGTCTCCGCACGCAGTGACTGAAACAGATCAGCAACTTGTTGCTTTGCTGATCCGTTCTGTCCTTTTTCTTCCTCCAGAACGGCCTCCATCAAATCCAGCTCATTCACCCATTCAGCCTGCGGGTAGCTCAACAACAGCGAAAGAATTTTAAATGTTTTCATGATGATGCTCCTTCCAAGTCTTTTTTCTTCCGCGACTTTGGCATGTCAACGAAAATCATTGAACCCTGTTTTTTGGTGCCAAACAGACTGGTTTCAGACGTGCCATCAGAACAGGCATTACCGAACGAGAATCCACAACTGCCTTTCTCGTCGAAGGTGTCTACCACTTCTTCACGATGGCCGCTTGGAATCACAAAGCGATCTTCGTAGTTGGCAATAGCCATATAACGATACATGTCATTTACCTGCTCTTCTGTCAGACCAACCTGCTGGAGTACCGATGTATTGGCTACGCCTTCCACCGACTTGCCCCGCATGTAGGCACGCATGGCCAGCATACGATCCAGCGCAGTAACGATCGGCGCTTCTTTACCGGCAGTCAGCAAATTAGCCAGGTATTTAACCGGGATACGCAATGACTTGGTGTCCGGAATAATGCCGTTCATACCCATCTGGCCGCTTTCTGCTGCGGACTGAATTGGCGAGAGGGGTGGAACGTACCAGACCATCGGCAATGTCCGATATTCCGGATGCAGTGGGAAGGCAATTTTCCAGTCGATCGCCATTTTGTAAACCGGCGATTTGCGTGCGGAGTCCAGCCATGCTTCTGGCACGCCATCGGCACGCGCCTGTGCGATGATCTTGGGATCATTCGGATCCAGGAACAATCGCAACTGCGCTTCGTACAAATCTTTTTCGTCAGGAACGCTGGCTGCCGTCTGAATCTGGTCAGCGTCATACAGCAACACACCCAGATAACGAATCCGGCCTACGCAGGTTTCGGAACAAACAGTCGGTTGACCAGCTTCAATCCGTGGATAGCAGAAGATGCACTTTTCTGCCTTGCCAGACTTCCAGTTATAGTAAATTTTCTTGTAAGGGCAACCGCTGATGCACATGCGCCAGCCGCGACATTTGTCCTGATCTACCAGCACGATACCGTCTTCTTCACGCTTGTAGATGGAACCGGAAGGACAGGAGGCTACGCAAGTGGGGTTCAGACAGTGCTCGCACAACCGTGGCAAGTACATCATGAAGGTGTTCTCGAAGGTCGAGTACATTTCCTTCTGTACATTGTCGAAACACTTGTCGCGACCGCGGGAGGAGAACTCGCCACCCAGATCGTCTTCCCAGTTTGGACCCCATTCAATCTTGTCCATTTTCTTGCCGGTAATCACGGATACAGGACGTGCTGTAGGTGGTGTTTCCGACAATTTGGCATTTTGCAGATGCTCATAGTCGTAAGTGAAAGGCTCGTAATAATCGTCTATCTCAGGCAAGTTGGGGTTGCCGAAAATGTTGGCCAGAATGCGCCATTTAGCGCCCTGACGGGGCTCAATGGTGCCATTGCTGTTGCGCTTCCAGCCGCCGTTCCAGATATCCTGATTTTCCCACTGTTTCGGGTAGCCAATACCTGGTTTGGTTTCTACGTTGTTGAACCAGACATATTCCACACCATCACGCGAGGTCCACACGTTTTTACACGTAACAGAGCAAGTATGGCAGCCGATACATTTGTCCAGATTGAGCACCATTGCTACTTGGGCACGGATTTTCATTTTGCAGCCTCCTTGCTTTCGTCCAGTGGGCCTTCCATCCAGTCCACATTTTTCATTTTGCGAACAATCACGTATTCATCACGATTTGAACCCACCGTTCCGTAGTAATTGAAACCGTAGGAAAGCTGTGCATAACCGCCAATCATATGCGTTGGCTTGGTTACCGTGCGTGTCACACTATTATGAATACCGCCGCGATAGCCGCTGGTTTCTGCACCTGGGACGTTGATGATTTTTTCCTGTGCGTGATACATCAGCGCCATGCCCCGTGGCACACGCTGGCTGACCACAGCGCGAGCGGTAAGCGTACCGTTCACGTTATAGACTTCAATCCAGTCGTTATCCACAATGCCGGTTTCCTTCGCTTCTACTTCCGAAATCCAGACATGAGGGCCACCGCGGGATAACGTCAGCATGCGCAAATTATCCGTATAAGTACTGTGGATACCCCATTTCTGGTGCGGCGTGATCCAGTTCAAAACGAGCTGCTTGTTGCCGTTACCCATTTTATCGATCACCGGCTTGACGGTTTTGGTGTCAATAGGCGGTTTGTAAACACAGAGCCCTTCACCAAAATCCAGCATCCATTTGTGATCCTGATAGAACTGCTGACGTCCTGTCAGAGTACGGAATGGAATGTACTCATGAATATTGGTGTAGCACGCGTTGTAGCTCACATGTTCAGATTCCAGCCCGCTCCAGGTGGGTGAAGAAATAATCTTGCGAGGCTGTGCCTGCACATCACGGAAACGGATCTTGTCATCTTCACGCGGAATTGCCAGATGAGTGTGATCAAGCCCCGTGATTTTAGACAACGCTTCCCAAGCCTTCACTGCAACCTGACCATTGGTTTCCGGTGCCAGCATCAGGATCATTTCACAGGCGTCAATCGCTGATTCAATTTTTGGCAAGCCTTTGCTGATACCTTCTTCCTGCACCGTGTAATTAATTTCGGCCAGTTGTTTGACTTCGCTTTCGGTATTCCAGGAAATGCCCTTACCGCCATTACCCACTTTGGTCAGTAGCGGCCCTACTGAAGTAAACTTCTTGTAAGTGTCTCCATAATTACGTTCCACGACTGTCATGTTAGGCATGGTTTTACCGGGAATTGCCTCGCACTCGCCTTTTTTCCAGTCTTTCACGCCCATTGCCTGGCCTAACTCGCTTGGGGTATCGTGCATCAGCGGGGTCAGTACCAGATCTTTCTGCGTACCCAGATGGGTTGCAGCCAGTTCGCTGAATTTCTTGGCGATGGCTTTGTAGATTTCCCAGTCGGACTTGCTTTGCCAAAGTGGCTGCACTGCTTCGGACAATGGATGGATGAAAGGATGCATATCTGAGGTATTCAGATCGTCTTTCTCATACCATGTGGCGGTTGGCAGTACGATATCGGAATACAGGCAGGTGGTAGACATACGGAAATCCAGTGTCACCAGTAAATCCAGCTTGCCTTCAGCACCTTTGTCATGCCATACCACTTCCTTCGGCTTAGCTTCACCCAGTTCCCCCAGATCAGGGCCAAACACGGCGTTTTGTGTACCCAGCAAATATTTCAGAAAATACTCGTGACCCTTGCCGCTGGAACCCAGAATATTGGAGCGCCATACAAACAGGTTACGCGGGAAGTTTTTAGGATTGTCCGGATCTTCACAGGACAACTTCAACTCGCCGCTTTTGAGTTTCTCTGTCGCATATTTAACAGGATCCATACCCGCTGCTTCAGCAGCTTTTACCACATCCATCGGGTTGGTTTGAAGTTGCGGTGCAGAAGGCAACCATCCCATACGTTCTGCTTTCACGTTGAAATCAATCAAACGATAGTCGGCAGCGGTCGCATCGCCTGTTGGAGACAGAATTTCACCCGTATCCAGTTTCTCATGACGCCATTGGCTGGTATGAGCATAGAAAAAGGACGTACCGTTCATCTGACGGGAAGGACGGTGCCAATCCAGACCAAATGCCAGTGGAGCCCAACCGGTTTGCGGACGCAGTTTTTCTTGCCCCACATAGTGTGCCCAACCGCCGCCAGACTGACCCACGCAACCGCACATCATCAACATGTTAATGATGCCGCGATAGATCATGTCATTGTGGTACCAGTGATTCAGCGCAGCACCTACTATCACCATGGATTTACCATGGGTTTTATCGGCGTTGTCAGCAAACTCACGGGCAACAGTGATAATGTCAGCGCGCTTTACCGTGGTATGTTTTTCAGCCCAGGCCGGTGTATACGGTGTCATATCATCATAACTGGTGGCCACATTACCGCCACCCAACCCGCGATCAATCCCGTAATTGGCTAACATCAGATCATATACAGTAGCGACTTTAACGTCAGTACCATGCACACTGATGGTTTTCACCGGCACATTGCGCACTTGTACATCATTCGCATCGGTACCACCAAAATAAGGAAAACCAATACCAACGACGGTGTCGCCATGATCTTTCAAACTCAGCTGAGGTTTGATTTCCTCACTCGAACCGGCATCGCGCATTTCC from Sulfurirhabdus autotrophica encodes the following:
- the narJ gene encoding nitrate reductase molybdenum cofactor assembly chaperone: MKTFKILSLLLSYPQAEWVNELDLMEAVLEEEKGQNGSAKQQVADLFQSLRAETLLEAEQTYVGTFDRNPSHSLHLFEHIHGESRDRGSAMVNLIEEYRKHGLDMDAAELPDYVPLFLEYLSQLPDQDAIKMLSEAVDVLALIGRKLEGNNSPYHTVFKVLEGMSPVEAKPLPEVPIREMEETIIQFGPTADGTEPLMVPKPQTAYVRMPESRKAAAAAAGGAN
- the narH gene encoding nitrate reductase subunit beta, with product MKIRAQVAMVLNLDKCIGCHTCSVTCKNVWTSRDGVEYVWFNNVETKPGIGYPKQWENQDIWNGGWKRNSNGTIEPRQGAKWRILANIFGNPNLPEIDDYYEPFTYDYEHLQNAKLSETPPTARPVSVITGKKMDKIEWGPNWEDDLGGEFSSRGRDKCFDNVQKEMYSTFENTFMMYLPRLCEHCLNPTCVASCPSGSIYKREEDGIVLVDQDKCRGWRMCISGCPYKKIYYNWKSGKAEKCIFCYPRIEAGQPTVCSETCVGRIRYLGVLLYDADQIQTAASVPDEKDLYEAQLRLFLDPNDPKIIAQARADGVPEAWLDSARKSPVYKMAIDWKIAFPLHPEYRTLPMVWYVPPLSPIQSAAESGQMGMNGIIPDTKSLRIPVKYLANLLTAGKEAPIVTALDRMLAMRAYMRGKSVEGVANTSVLQQVGLTEEQVNDMYRYMAIANYEDRFVIPSGHREEVVDTFDEKGSCGFSFGNACSDGTSETSLFGTKKQGSMIFVDMPKSRKKKDLEGASS
- a CDS encoding nitrate reductase subunit alpha, whose protein sequence is MSHFIDRLSFFKKNVANFSGEHGVVTNEDRSWENGYRQRWQHDKIVRSTHGVNCTGSCSWKIYVKNGLITWETQQTDYPRTRPDLPNHEPRGCPRGASYSWYVYSAQRVKYPMIRGRLMELWREARKTMEPVEAWKAISQNPETARKYKSVRGQGGFVRATWDEVTELIAASNVYTIKDFGPDRVMGFSPIPAMSMVSYAAGSRYLSLIGGVPLSFYDWYCDLPPSSPQVWGEQTDVPESADWYNSTYLMVWGSNIPQTRTPDAHFYTEVRYKGTKTVAVSSDYGEMVKFGDIWLAPTQGTDAALAMAMGHVILKEFHVDKQSEYFNNYCRQYTDMPMLVMLKDFNGTLVPDRFLRASDLDGSLGQENNPDWKTIVIDEKTGYLVAPNGSIGFRWGQSGMWNLEMRDAGSSEEIKPQLSLKDHGDTVVGIGFPYFGGTDANDVQVRNVPVKTISVHGTDVKVATVYDLMLANYGIDRGLGGGNVATSYDDMTPYTPAWAEKHTTVKRADIITVAREFADNADKTHGKSMVIVGAALNHWYHNDMIYRGIINMLMMCGCVGQSGGGWAHYVGQEKLRPQTGWAPLAFGLDWHRPSRQMNGTSFFYAHTSQWRHEKLDTGEILSPTGDATAADYRLIDFNVKAERMGWLPSAPQLQTNPMDVVKAAEAAGMDPVKYATEKLKSGELKLSCEDPDNPKNFPRNLFVWRSNILGSSGKGHEYFLKYLLGTQNAVFGPDLGELGEAKPKEVVWHDKGAEGKLDLLVTLDFRMSTTCLYSDIVLPTATWYEKDDLNTSDMHPFIHPLSEAVQPLWQSKSDWEIYKAIAKKFSELAATHLGTQKDLVLTPLMHDTPSELGQAMGVKDWKKGECEAIPGKTMPNMTVVERNYGDTYKKFTSVGPLLTKVGNGGKGISWNTESEVKQLAEINYTVQEEGISKGLPKIESAIDACEMILMLAPETNGQVAVKAWEALSKITGLDHTHLAIPREDDKIRFRDVQAQPRKIISSPTWSGLESEHVSYNACYTNIHEYIPFRTLTGRQQFYQDHKWMLDFGEGLCVYKPPIDTKTVKPVIDKMGNGNKQLVLNWITPHQKWGIHSTYTDNLRMLTLSRGGPHVWISEVEAKETGIVDNDWIEVYNVNGTLTARAVVSQRVPRGMALMYHAQEKIINVPGAETSGYRGGIHNSVTRTVTKPTHMIGGYAQLSYGFNYYGTVGSNRDEYVIVRKMKNVDWMEGPLDESKEAAK